Proteins from one Labrenzia sp. CE80 genomic window:
- the yghX gene encoding YghX family hydrolase, translated as MNEMTPVRRKTAKDFPQELLDLYDFYAHGKITKREFLTRAGKFAVGGVTAAMLLNQLAPNYALAQQVAPDDPEIETTRITYPSPNGHGEVNGYLVKPAGATGKLPAVLVIHENRGLNPYIEDVARRMAKAGFLTLAPDGLTSVGGYPGTDDEGRELQRTVDREKLLNDFFAGFEFLLKHEGSTGKVGAVGFCYGGGVVNAIAVAYPELSAGVPFYGRQPSAEDVAAIEAPLLVQLGELDERINAGWPAYEEALKANGKTYEAYIYENANHGFHNDTTPRYDEEKAKLAEERTIAFFKKYLG; from the coding sequence ATGAACGAGATGACCCCGGTTCGCCGCAAAACGGCAAAAGACTTTCCGCAAGAACTGCTCGACCTTTACGATTTTTATGCCCACGGCAAGATCACCAAGCGTGAGTTCCTGACACGTGCCGGCAAATTTGCAGTTGGCGGTGTTACCGCTGCCATGCTTTTGAATCAACTTGCGCCGAACTACGCGCTGGCCCAGCAAGTGGCGCCAGACGATCCCGAGATCGAAACCACGCGTATCACCTATCCCTCGCCCAACGGCCACGGCGAAGTGAACGGTTATCTGGTGAAACCAGCCGGGGCTACCGGCAAGCTCCCGGCCGTGCTGGTCATCCACGAGAACCGTGGTCTCAATCCCTATATCGAGGATGTGGCCCGCCGTATGGCCAAAGCAGGCTTCTTGACGCTTGCTCCAGATGGACTGACTTCGGTTGGCGGCTATCCAGGCACGGATGATGAAGGTCGCGAGTTGCAGCGCACAGTTGACCGCGAGAAACTGCTCAATGACTTCTTTGCAGGTTTTGAATTCCTGCTGAAGCATGAAGGTTCGACCGGCAAGGTCGGGGCCGTTGGCTTCTGCTACGGCGGCGGTGTAGTCAATGCGATCGCCGTTGCGTATCCGGAGTTGAGTGCAGGCGTTCCTTTCTACGGTCGCCAGCCATCCGCAGAAGATGTGGCCGCAATCGAGGCACCGCTTCTTGTTCAGCTCGGTGAGCTCGATGAGCGCATCAACGCCGGCTGGCCGGCCTATGAAGAAGCCCTCAAAGCCAATGGCAAGACATACGAAGCCTATATCTATGAGAACGCCAACCATGGCTTCCACAATGATACGACCCCTCGTTACGATGAGGAAAAGGCAAAGCTTGCCGAAGAGCGCACGATTGCTTTCTTCAAGAAATATCTAGGCTAA
- a CDS encoding class I SAM-dependent RNA methyltransferase, whose amino-acid sequence MRDTNLTIAELGHRGDGIAHSEGGQVYVPGALPGEEVTAEVSNGRAADVTYIKTSPDRIEPICNHYESCGGCSVQHMAQEPYLDWKRGLVVKALADRGIEAEVSPAVPSEPESRRRAVLTAARAGRTILLGYHEKASHKMVDISECPVLVPEIVAGLRGLKRLCVELMPKKGELRLNVLSTTNGLDVAFDQADRKYESKFAALSQLAVELGLARLTINGETLLEARPPALDMGGLTVVPPPAGFTQATLQAEEALCNLVLEGLGKSKKVADLFAGVGTFALRIAKSASVHAVEGDAAANKALDKALRVPRGLKKVTFERRDLFRRPLMKAELATYDAVVFDPPRAGAQAQAEQIAVSKVKTVIAVSCNPATLARDLRILIDGGYTLQKVTPVDQFLFSPHIECVAILKRE is encoded by the coding sequence ATGAGGGATACAAATTTGACAATCGCGGAGTTGGGCCACCGCGGTGACGGCATTGCCCATAGTGAAGGCGGACAGGTCTATGTCCCCGGCGCGCTCCCCGGCGAGGAAGTGACCGCCGAAGTCTCCAATGGTCGCGCGGCGGATGTCACCTACATCAAGACAAGCCCCGACCGCATCGAACCGATCTGCAATCACTATGAGAGCTGCGGCGGGTGCTCTGTGCAGCATATGGCGCAGGAACCTTACCTGGATTGGAAGCGCGGCCTGGTCGTCAAGGCACTGGCCGATCGAGGCATCGAAGCCGAGGTTTCGCCAGCGGTTCCAAGCGAACCTGAAAGCCGCAGGCGCGCGGTCCTGACAGCAGCCCGCGCTGGTCGCACTATCCTTCTCGGATATCATGAGAAGGCCAGCCATAAGATGGTCGACATCTCCGAGTGCCCGGTTCTGGTGCCCGAGATCGTTGCAGGTCTTCGCGGGCTGAAACGCCTTTGCGTTGAACTGATGCCGAAAAAGGGCGAGTTACGCCTCAACGTTCTCTCGACCACGAACGGCCTCGACGTTGCCTTTGACCAGGCAGATCGCAAGTACGAAAGCAAATTTGCTGCGCTGTCCCAGCTGGCTGTCGAGCTGGGCCTTGCACGCCTCACGATCAATGGCGAAACGCTCTTGGAGGCGAGACCGCCCGCGCTCGACATGGGCGGCCTGACGGTTGTTCCGCCACCGGCCGGCTTCACTCAGGCAACCCTTCAGGCGGAAGAGGCGCTATGCAACCTGGTGCTCGAAGGACTCGGAAAATCTAAAAAGGTCGCAGATCTCTTCGCGGGTGTGGGGACGTTTGCCCTTCGGATTGCCAAGAGCGCATCCGTCCATGCGGTCGAGGGGGATGCAGCGGCTAACAAGGCGCTCGACAAGGCTCTTCGCGTTCCACGCGGCTTGAAGAAGGTCACGTTCGAGCGCCGCGATCTTTTTCGCCGCCCGCTGATGAAAGCAGAACTGGCGACCTATGACGCCGTCGTTTTCGATCCGCCGCGTGCTGGGGCCCAGGCGCAGGCCGAACAAATCGCCGTGTCCAAGGTCAAGACAGTGATTGCCGTTTCGTGCAATCCCGCGACCCTCGCCAGGGATCTGCGAATTCTGATTGACGGCGGATATACGCTCCAAAAGGTCACACCTGTGGACCAGTTCCTGTTCTCGCCCCATATTGAGTGTGTTGCGATCCTGAAACGGGAGTGA
- a CDS encoding TAXI family TRAP transporter solute-binding subunit has product MLKSALRLGLAAVAGFALALPASAETRITYKSAKSSSSYYQMGVQIAEAMKAGSNGDIIVTVEESQGSVQNVMETRARGGDYVFTTPPALVSLAQGGKAMFEGKSSPKFDEIRALFPIPSLTMHFVMSKESGATDFAGMEGKTILLGKGSFGAREGEKYLKLFGLEGKVELAEVELSNAVPALKNGQIDGFVTAGSWPAPNVIEAAASTDVTVLTLTDEQIAQSKRAELVIPAGTYSGQDADITTTSLPVVAYTTTAMDDDTAYALTKTFWETKAKMGETARWWNGVDEGLMGTITGKIHPGAQRYYEEAGFALTDAQK; this is encoded by the coding sequence ATGCTTAAATCAGCTCTTCGTCTGGGCCTTGCCGCTGTCGCCGGCTTCGCCCTTGCGCTGCCTGCTTCAGCAGAAACGCGCATCACCTACAAGTCGGCCAAATCAAGCTCATCCTACTATCAGATGGGCGTCCAGATTGCCGAAGCCATGAAGGCGGGCTCTAACGGCGACATCATTGTCACGGTCGAGGAAAGCCAGGGCTCGGTCCAGAACGTCATGGAAACCCGCGCACGCGGCGGCGACTATGTGTTCACGACGCCGCCGGCTCTCGTGAGTCTAGCCCAGGGCGGCAAAGCCATGTTCGAAGGCAAGTCGAGCCCGAAGTTCGACGAAATCCGCGCCCTGTTTCCGATCCCGTCGTTGACGATGCATTTCGTCATGTCGAAAGAAAGCGGCGCGACCGACTTTGCTGGCATGGAAGGCAAAACCATCCTGCTCGGCAAGGGATCTTTCGGCGCACGCGAAGGTGAGAAGTACCTCAAGCTCTTCGGCCTCGAAGGCAAGGTGGAACTCGCCGAAGTCGAGCTGTCAAACGCTGTTCCTGCCTTGAAGAACGGCCAGATCGATGGGTTCGTCACTGCCGGCTCATGGCCTGCGCCGAACGTCATCGAGGCGGCCGCCTCCACCGACGTGACAGTGCTCACCCTTACAGACGAGCAGATTGCCCAGTCCAAACGCGCGGAGCTGGTCATTCCGGCTGGTACCTATTCAGGCCAGGACGCAGATATCACAACCACGTCGCTTCCCGTTGTCGCCTATACAACGACAGCCATGGATGACGACACGGCCTATGCGCTGACCAAAACCTTCTGGGAAACCAAGGCCAAGATGGGCGAGACTGCCCGCTGGTGGAATGGCGTCGACGAAGGCCTGATGGGCACCATCACTGGCAAGATCCATCCAGGTGCCCAGCGCTACTATGAAGAGGCCGGTTTTGCGTTGACCGACGCGCAAAAGTAA
- a CDS encoding class I SAM-dependent methyltransferase, with the protein MAEASSASTAPASFEEAAIEPQRRKRRRLSLRKLASRADYVWRQGNRMALYTVHSEVMRRMNKRLQKDLPETPAPVPDGPVPSQRRMLTDIAALFAADLKAVEAGLYPAPRDGSMSVRELVATSSAFFKDVPEVARRRATGSHQEVFEATDRYAETLPRYYQQNFHFQSDGWLSEDSARLYDFQVDVLFSGATAAMRRRALVPFAEIVKRKDQRQIAYADLACGTGGLLRPALDAFPRLRGIGVDLSEPYLNVAAERIPTKRASFINAMAEKLPFADNSMDVLSCVFLFHELPIKIRRQVVSEVARVLKPGGSFLFVDSLQTGDVPDYDGLLSLFPQLFHEPYYSSYLKEDLDQMFLDVGMRRSFFAPAFVSKAAEFIKAQAPFQ; encoded by the coding sequence ATGGCCGAGGCGAGCAGTGCATCAACAGCACCTGCATCCTTTGAAGAGGCGGCGATAGAGCCCCAGCGAAGGAAGCGGCGGAGACTGTCGCTTCGCAAGCTTGCCTCACGCGCTGATTATGTATGGCGGCAGGGAAACCGGATGGCGCTCTATACCGTGCACTCCGAAGTCATGCGCCGGATGAACAAGCGCCTGCAGAAAGATCTTCCTGAAACACCTGCGCCAGTGCCGGACGGGCCTGTCCCGAGTCAAAGACGCATGCTGACTGATATCGCCGCTCTCTTTGCGGCGGACCTGAAAGCCGTAGAGGCCGGTCTGTACCCAGCTCCCCGCGACGGCAGCATGAGCGTTCGAGAGCTTGTTGCGACGAGCAGCGCCTTCTTCAAGGACGTGCCTGAAGTCGCGCGACGGCGTGCGACTGGATCCCATCAGGAAGTGTTTGAGGCCACAGACCGGTATGCCGAAACACTGCCGCGATACTATCAGCAGAATTTTCACTTCCAGAGCGACGGCTGGCTGTCTGAGGACAGTGCAAGGCTCTATGATTTTCAGGTAGACGTGCTGTTTTCCGGCGCCACCGCAGCAATGCGCCGGCGGGCGCTCGTTCCTTTTGCCGAGATCGTGAAACGCAAGGACCAGCGCCAGATTGCCTATGCGGATCTGGCCTGCGGAACTGGAGGCCTTTTGCGCCCGGCCCTGGATGCCTTTCCAAGACTAAGGGGCATCGGTGTCGATCTGTCCGAGCCCTATCTGAATGTCGCCGCGGAGCGGATACCGACGAAACGCGCCAGCTTCATCAACGCCATGGCGGAGAAGCTCCCGTTTGCCGACAACAGCATGGATGTCCTCTCCTGCGTCTTCCTGTTTCACGAATTGCCGATAAAGATAAGGCGGCAGGTGGTTTCAGAGGTCGCACGGGTCCTGAAGCCGGGAGGCAGCTTCCTGTTTGTCGACAGCCTGCAGACCGGCGATGTGCCCGACTATGATGGCTTGCTGTCCCTGTTTCCGCAGTTGTTCCACGAGCCTTATTATTCGTCCTACCTCAAGGAAGACCTGGACCAGATGTTCCTCGACGTCGGCATGCGCCGCAGCTTTTTCGCGCCTGCCTTTGTTTCCAAGGCCGCTGAGTTCATAAAAGCCCAAGCGCCTTTTCAGTGA
- a CDS encoding LysR family transcriptional regulator — translation MDWNNLRYLVEFKRTGTLLAVAKRLEVDATTVSRRIRSLEASFGLDVLERGPDGNLVLTEAGVRAAAQAEQIDQLVADLQGDLVDAKHRVTGVVHLSAVPMLVKRILIPQIAIFSAKYPELTLHLNADNRNFCLTNRETDVALRLGRPTEGGHSLKAYRVGLMTHAVFVPEGLSGDAVARLSWLGYQHEMQYLPQARWMEDNVAGLGGEFASTRFYDADTAIEAVAAGLGKTVLPCLVGQKDTRLQQASEPLPDLFREAWLIHRAEDAKLARVQVVCQCLADLFRGNQCDAAKPI, via the coding sequence ATGGATTGGAACAATCTGCGATATCTAGTCGAATTCAAGCGGACCGGTACGCTTCTCGCTGTCGCAAAACGGCTCGAGGTCGATGCAACCACAGTCTCACGCCGCATTCGGTCGCTTGAGGCTTCGTTCGGGCTTGATGTCCTTGAACGAGGTCCTGACGGCAATCTCGTTTTGACAGAGGCGGGCGTCCGGGCAGCTGCTCAAGCAGAGCAGATAGATCAATTGGTTGCAGATCTGCAAGGAGATCTGGTCGACGCAAAGCATCGCGTAACCGGGGTCGTGCATTTGTCAGCGGTTCCGATGCTCGTGAAGCGGATTTTGATCCCTCAGATCGCAATATTTTCTGCAAAATATCCTGAACTGACTCTTCATCTAAATGCTGACAACAGAAACTTCTGTCTGACAAACAGAGAAACAGATGTTGCCTTGCGGCTCGGCAGACCGACGGAGGGCGGGCACAGCCTGAAAGCCTATCGCGTTGGCCTGATGACACACGCGGTGTTTGTCCCGGAGGGGCTGTCAGGGGACGCAGTCGCTAGATTATCATGGTTGGGTTACCAGCATGAGATGCAGTATCTGCCCCAAGCCCGATGGATGGAAGACAACGTTGCCGGATTGGGCGGAGAATTTGCCTCAACTCGTTTTTACGACGCCGATACCGCAATTGAAGCTGTAGCGGCGGGCCTTGGCAAGACCGTGCTCCCCTGCCTGGTCGGGCAAAAAGATACCCGGCTGCAACAAGCGTCCGAGCCATTGCCAGATCTGTTCAGAGAAGCATGGCTGATACATCGCGCGGAAGATGCCAAGCTTGCTCGGGTTCAGGTCGTGTGTCAGTGTCTAGCAGACCTTTTCCGCGGCAACCAGTGCGACGCTGCGAAACCGATATGA
- the ribB gene encoding 3,4-dihydroxy-2-butanone-4-phosphate synthase — MRLDHWLLEMGESRSAFARRANLSAASVTALCNDPDVWVSRDMARKIAEATNGAVTPNDFLGLSTTKEHPVSQARVAEAIRAFERGEVVVVTDDDDRENEGDLIVAASKITPEQMAFIVRHTSGIVCAPMTVAAAQRLRLDPMVSQNDAPLATAFTISVDYRQGLTTGISAEERCSTVRALANPNVGAEDFVRPGHVFPLVAKEGGVLMRSGHTEAAVDLCRLAGLEEVGVISELVNDDGTVKRGDQVATFAAEHELKMVSVSDLIAWRQRTERLVERINEQPVDTIAGPAYAMTYETPYDPMHHVAVVYGDILDGRNVPVRLQLESVLDDVFGQTQPLDTTMQLFAERGRGIVVYLREGSVGVARQSKRPRTELEAAELEEHGSAQAREEQWREVGLGAQILKDLGVTSIRLLASRERHYVGLEGFDIKIEATEILDQ, encoded by the coding sequence ATGAGACTGGATCATTGGCTCTTGGAGATGGGGGAAAGCCGGAGCGCATTTGCGCGACGCGCGAACCTGTCCGCCGCCTCCGTCACTGCCTTGTGCAACGACCCCGATGTCTGGGTGTCGCGAGACATGGCCCGCAAAATCGCGGAGGCCACGAACGGCGCCGTTACCCCCAATGACTTTCTCGGCCTATCCACTACGAAGGAGCATCCTGTGTCCCAGGCCCGTGTCGCAGAAGCTATCCGTGCATTCGAACGTGGCGAAGTTGTCGTCGTGACCGATGATGATGATCGCGAGAACGAAGGCGACCTGATCGTTGCCGCCTCGAAAATCACCCCGGAACAGATGGCCTTCATCGTCCGGCACACATCTGGGATCGTCTGCGCCCCGATGACAGTTGCAGCCGCACAGCGGCTCCGTCTCGATCCGATGGTGTCGCAGAACGATGCGCCCCTGGCGACCGCCTTCACGATTTCGGTCGACTACCGCCAGGGTCTGACGACCGGCATTTCGGCCGAAGAGCGCTGCTCCACAGTCCGGGCCCTCGCAAATCCCAATGTCGGTGCCGAGGACTTTGTCCGCCCCGGTCATGTCTTCCCGCTGGTTGCCAAGGAAGGCGGTGTGCTGATGCGCTCCGGCCACACGGAAGCTGCCGTTGACCTGTGCCGCCTTGCCGGCCTTGAGGAGGTTGGCGTCATCAGCGAGCTCGTCAACGACGATGGCACGGTAAAGCGCGGTGACCAGGTGGCAACCTTTGCCGCCGAACATGAGCTCAAGATGGTTTCGGTTTCAGACCTTATCGCCTGGCGTCAACGCACCGAACGATTGGTCGAGCGGATCAACGAGCAGCCGGTCGACACGATTGCAGGCCCGGCCTACGCCATGACTTATGAGACACCATATGACCCGATGCACCATGTGGCTGTAGTCTATGGTGACATTCTTGACGGGCGCAATGTCCCGGTGCGTCTGCAGCTGGAATCCGTGCTCGATGATGTCTTCGGCCAGACCCAACCGCTCGACACCACCATGCAGCTTTTTGCCGAACGCGGACGCGGCATCGTTGTCTACCTGCGCGAAGGGTCGGTGGGCGTTGCCCGCCAGTCCAAGCGGCCCCGCACAGAGCTAGAGGCTGCCGAGCTGGAGGAACATGGCTCGGCCCAGGCGCGCGAAGAGCAATGGCGCGAAGTTGGACTGGGCGCGCAGATCCTGAAAGATCTTGGTGTCACCTCCATCCGCCTGTTGGCCTCCCGCGAGCGCCATTACGTCGGCCTCGAAGGCTTCGATATCAAGATCGAAGCCACGGAAATTCTGGATCAGTAG
- a CDS encoding multidrug effflux MFS transporter, with protein MTSGLFRSAAVLGLLAAVGPLAIDIYLPALPAIEADLNAGIASTQMTLTAFFLTFGLSQMVYGPISDQIGRKLPLYGGLVLFILGSISCALSPTIEWLIASRLLQGVGAAVVMVIPRAIIRDMYTGYQATRLMALVMLVISVSPMLAPLAGTGIIAIGGWQAIFYFLAGAAVLSLIVTDRALPETLAPEDRVPVNTRSLFAGLKVLLADPLFMGLTLIGGCGMASFFVFIASAPFVYTGHFGLSGVEFSLAFAVNAIGFFASSQIAAQLGQRFGMTRVIVYAVTGFVLIELALLALTLSGYGALPVVMFFLFCGNACLGLVIPSTMVLALDHHGKIAGLASSLGGTLQMIAGGLMIAAASPFFDGTVTPLVAAITFCAVAAFTLMKLLGIGKETPTKGTSA; from the coding sequence ATGACCAGCGGATTGTTTCGATCTGCCGCGGTACTTGGGCTGCTTGCTGCCGTTGGACCGCTCGCCATTGACATTTATCTCCCTGCCCTGCCCGCAATTGAAGCGGACCTGAATGCAGGGATCGCATCGACACAGATGACACTGACGGCCTTCTTCCTGACCTTCGGCCTGTCGCAGATGGTGTACGGCCCGATTTCGGATCAGATCGGACGCAAGCTGCCGCTTTATGGCGGGCTTGTCCTGTTCATCCTGGGGTCCATCAGCTGCGCCCTGTCGCCAACGATAGAATGGCTGATCGCATCCCGCCTGTTGCAGGGCGTCGGCGCTGCCGTCGTCATGGTCATTCCGCGCGCCATCATCCGGGACATGTACACGGGCTATCAGGCAACCCGGCTGATGGCATTGGTGATGCTCGTGATCAGCGTTTCGCCGATGCTGGCTCCTCTGGCAGGCACCGGGATCATCGCAATCGGCGGCTGGCAGGCCATCTTCTATTTCCTCGCGGGAGCCGCTGTTCTCTCGCTCATCGTCACAGACCGAGCCCTGCCCGAGACCCTCGCGCCGGAAGACCGCGTTCCGGTCAACACGCGGTCCCTGTTTGCCGGCCTCAAGGTGCTGCTGGCGGATCCCCTGTTCATGGGGCTGACCTTGATCGGTGGCTGCGGCATGGCTAGCTTTTTTGTCTTCATCGCCAGCGCACCGTTCGTCTACACCGGCCACTTCGGATTGTCGGGCGTCGAATTCAGTCTTGCCTTCGCCGTCAACGCAATCGGCTTCTTTGCGTCTTCCCAAATTGCCGCTCAGCTTGGTCAACGCTTTGGCATGACGAGGGTCATCGTCTATGCGGTCACGGGCTTCGTCCTGATTGAACTCGCCCTGCTTGCCCTGACGCTTTCCGGCTATGGGGCGCTGCCGGTGGTCATGTTCTTCCTGTTCTGCGGCAATGCGTGTCTTGGCCTCGTCATTCCCTCAACCATGGTGCTCGCTCTTGATCACCACGGCAAAATTGCCGGCCTGGCCTCCTCTCTTGGCGGAACCCTTCAGATGATCGCGGGCGGTCTGATGATTGCAGCGGCGAGCCCATTCTTCGACGGCACTGTGACACCGCTGGTTGCGGCCATTACCTTCTGCGCTGTCGCAGCCTTCACACTGATGAAGCTCCTCGGCATCGGAAAAGAGACACCGACCAAAGGGACCAGCGCCTAG
- a CDS encoding sulfite exporter TauE/SafE family protein yields the protein MLTEVAGYAGLTQPQFLICSAAIFCAGLVRGFSGFGLSAILMAGIVVLIPPVELIPLCYLLEAAASIALFRGNLRSADWKMVWTLAITSAIGVPIGLAITTNVPTEHSKTIALGLVLVLTFGQLFKFIPPGFGGRAGLPVAGLLAGIVTGLASVGGLVVALYVLSRRTEAHVMRSSLIIFLFIGIFTTLASLLSYDLMSQETLQRGVIFVPIVLSGVFFGTRLFSPALAPHYKKVCLLLLVCLSIVGLIRLF from the coding sequence ATGTTGACTGAAGTAGCGGGCTACGCCGGCCTTACGCAGCCCCAATTTCTGATCTGCTCCGCAGCAATCTTCTGCGCGGGCCTTGTGCGCGGATTCTCGGGTTTTGGTCTTTCCGCCATCTTGATGGCAGGCATCGTGGTTCTGATCCCACCAGTGGAACTGATCCCGCTTTGCTACCTGCTCGAAGCCGCAGCAAGTATTGCCCTTTTTCGCGGGAACTTGCGATCAGCCGATTGGAAAATGGTCTGGACTCTCGCAATCACGTCGGCGATCGGCGTCCCGATTGGGCTGGCTATCACAACGAATGTTCCAACTGAGCACTCAAAGACCATCGCCCTGGGGCTTGTGCTCGTACTGACCTTCGGCCAGCTCTTCAAATTCATTCCGCCCGGCTTTGGAGGCCGCGCAGGTCTGCCTGTCGCAGGCCTCCTCGCCGGAATTGTGACCGGGTTGGCATCCGTTGGCGGGCTAGTGGTCGCTCTTTATGTGTTGTCCCGTCGCACTGAAGCACATGTGATGCGCTCCTCGCTGATCATCTTCTTGTTCATCGGCATCTTTACAACACTCGCGTCTTTGCTGAGTTACGATCTCATGAGCCAAGAGACGCTACAACGGGGCGTGATCTTCGTCCCGATTGTCCTGTCAGGCGTTTTTTTCGGGACACGGCTATTTTCGCCGGCCCTTGCACCCCACTACAAGAAGGTTTGCCTGCTATTGCTGGTCTGTCTTTCAATTGTCGGCCTGATACGACTTTTTTAG
- a CDS encoding TRAP transporter fused permease subunit, with the protein MPTSTASARPIHRFILLACAATLVAFHLGLIFSGLVPNLVSRPLHLALALPWIFLFSASTGLISRVTGYVIAALGLAASLWVALNHNTLIDQYGFLEGDFQIAVAAVLLVTVLEAARRAINWPLPLVAVLALAYGLFGQHIPGEFGHSGTPIESFLGTLTIAEGGIWGSLTGVSVSVVAIFVIFGAVLNAGEAGQGFMNVAATAAGRLNGGAAKVSVVSSALFGSISGSASANVASTGAITLPAMTRLGYPKRLAAAVEAVASSGGQIMPPLMGAGAFVMVELTGIPYTSIMAAAILPALLYFIAVWVGINAYASRLDLKGMDEADRPDLKATLITTAFFLVPFSVLLWGMFAVGYTPQYAACLAILAGFLLLFTDANFGFSIKKTSLRMEAALVAAARQVAMIASIILCASIIIGVLSITGLGVKITSLILSVSGGYLWPSLFLTALACLVLGMEVPTTAAYVICVSVAGPALTQLGLEPLQAHLFVFWFALLSTITPPVCGAVFIAAGMINENWLKVAVTAMALGIGLYIIPLGMIANPDLIGLSDAPLAALLAFAQIGLGLGCISYGLIAAGSTVKKAALIGGGLVIVFIQLAFG; encoded by the coding sequence ATGCCGACCTCTACCGCATCCGCGCGACCGATCCATCGCTTCATATTGCTTGCCTGCGCGGCCACGTTGGTTGCCTTTCACCTCGGCCTGATCTTTTCAGGTCTGGTGCCGAACCTTGTCAGCAGACCACTTCATCTGGCGCTGGCCCTTCCCTGGATCTTTCTTTTCAGCGCGTCGACCGGCCTCATTTCACGGGTGACCGGCTATGTGATTGCGGCGCTTGGGCTCGCTGCCAGCCTTTGGGTCGCCTTGAACCACAACACCCTGATTGATCAATACGGCTTTCTGGAGGGTGACTTTCAGATCGCAGTTGCTGCCGTCTTGCTGGTCACGGTTCTGGAAGCAGCCCGCCGGGCCATCAACTGGCCGCTGCCGCTCGTGGCGGTTCTGGCGTTGGCCTATGGGCTGTTCGGACAGCACATCCCGGGCGAATTCGGCCACTCAGGCACACCAATCGAGAGTTTTCTCGGAACCCTCACGATTGCCGAAGGTGGTATCTGGGGCAGCCTGACGGGTGTTTCCGTATCGGTGGTCGCGATCTTCGTCATTTTCGGAGCAGTGCTCAACGCAGGCGAAGCCGGTCAAGGCTTTATGAACGTTGCAGCAACGGCCGCGGGTCGTCTCAACGGTGGTGCGGCAAAAGTCTCTGTGGTTTCATCAGCGCTGTTCGGCTCCATTTCCGGCTCCGCATCTGCCAATGTGGCATCGACCGGCGCCATCACTCTGCCCGCCATGACGCGGCTTGGATATCCGAAACGGCTTGCTGCAGCCGTTGAAGCCGTTGCCTCCTCCGGCGGCCAGATCATGCCGCCGCTCATGGGGGCAGGTGCGTTCGTTATGGTCGAACTCACCGGCATCCCATACACATCGATCATGGCCGCCGCGATCCTTCCGGCCCTGCTCTATTTCATCGCCGTATGGGTCGGAATCAATGCCTATGCGAGCCGGTTGGACTTGAAAGGCATGGACGAAGCCGACCGTCCGGATCTGAAGGCCACACTGATCACCACCGCTTTCTTCCTGGTGCCTTTTTCGGTTCTGCTCTGGGGCATGTTTGCGGTCGGCTATACGCCGCAATACGCGGCCTGCCTTGCGATCCTCGCCGGTTTCCTGCTGCTGTTCACCGATGCCAACTTTGGCTTTTCGATCAAGAAGACGTCACTTCGCATGGAGGCCGCCCTGGTCGCGGCAGCCCGCCAGGTCGCGATGATTGCCTCGATCATCCTCTGCGCTTCGATCATCATCGGCGTGCTGTCGATCACCGGCCTCGGCGTCAAGATTACGTCCCTGATCCTGTCTGTATCGGGAGGCTATCTCTGGCCTTCTCTGTTCCTGACGGCCCTTGCCTGTCTGGTGCTCGGCATGGAGGTTCCCACCACCGCGGCTTATGTCATCTGCGTTTCGGTTGCCGGCCCAGCGCTCACCCAGCTTGGCCTAGAGCCGCTTCAGGCCCATCTCTTCGTGTTCTGGTTCGCGCTTCTTTCGACGATCACGCCACCTGTCTGCGGTGCGGTCTTCATTGCCGCCGGAATGATCAACGAAAACTGGCTGAAGGTCGCGGTGACCGCGATGGCGCTGGGGATCGGGCTCTACATCATCCCCCTCGGCATGATTGCCAACCCGGACTTGATCGGTCTTTCAGACGCACCGCTCGCCGCGCTGCTTGCCTTTGCCCAGATTGGCCTGGGGCTTGGCTGCATCTCCTACGGCCTAATTGCCGCGGGCTCGACGGTGAAAAAGGCCGCCCTGATTGGGGGCGGCCTCGTCATCGTCTTCATCCAGCTTGCGTTCGGCTAA